ACATCTTCCTGCACTACATCCTCGATCTCTGGGCCCACCAATGGCGCCGTCGTCATGCAGGCGGTCACGTTGTGATCGTGCGCTATGCCGACGACTTCGTCATGGGCTTCGAGAGCAACGCCGATGCGCAGGAAATGCTCTTGGCCCTCAAGGCGCGGCTGGCCAACTTCGGTCTGACGCTCCACAGGACAAGGCGCGGCTGATCGAGTTTGGCCGGTTCGCGGCCCTCTCGCGTCAGCGGCGCGGCGAGCGGCGGCCAGAGACCTTCGCCTTCCTCGGCTTCATCCACTACTGCGGGCGGACCCGAGATGGCCGGTTCATCGTGAAGCACAAGACTGAAGGGAAACGCCTGACGCGCAAGCTGACGGCGCTGCGCCAGGACGCATGGCGGCTCATGCACGAGTCACTGGCCACTCAGCACAAGTGGTTCGCCGCTGTTCTGCGTGGACACTACGGCTACTACGGCAGGCCGCACAACTACCCTGCGCTCGACGGCTTCTACCGGAACCTGCGTCGGACGTGGCTGCGCTGTCTGAGACGGCGTAGTCAGAAAAGTCGGCGCATGGGCTGGTCGGAGTTCGAGACCCTGACGGCTCGCTTCCGTCTGCCCGTTCCACGCATCACTCGCACTTGGGCGCAGGCGCGGATACGACGCGGGTTACTCTCGGGAAGAGCCGGGTGCGGGAAATCCGCCCGCCCGGATCTGTGAGGGCGAAAGCCGAATGGCTGAGCTACTCGACCACGATCGTGGAGCCCCGCAGGCAGGTGCTGGTGCTGCCGCCGTTTCTTAGGAATCGTTCTCCAGCGTCAGTTCTCCGATTTTGGCGTGCAGCGACTTCACGTCAATGGCGGGTAGCGCCGCCGCTGCGCTGCTCCCCGGACCAAACACATCGACGGCCCCGCCTTCAGGCTGCGCTTTCCACGAGGTGATCTGATTGGGATGAACGTCGAACTGCTCAGCCAATTGAGTCAGTGTCCGGTCCCCCTTCAGCGCGGCAAGCGCCACTTTCGGCCTTGAAAGCCGGTGTGTGGTTTCGGCGTGTCGTCTCGTCATCGTCTCTCCTGATTCGCGGGTCAATCTTGCCCGCCGTCAGGCAGAAACTCCACTTATCGCACTGTGCAAATTTCCGGAGCCGGCCCTATAGCTCGACTTAAAATCGGCAGACAATAGCTTTTTTTGCATAATTTCCCTACTCCCAACGCGACTTTCGCAGCTTTCGAGCTCTTCAGACGCTCTATGCTTTACGCATCGGAACAGCGGTTTCTATAGTCGCGTTCGACAGAGCTCGACGCCGACGCACACACTGAATACCAAGCTTCCAGAGGAGGACTTCATATGAGCGCTGGTCCTATTTCGCCGCTTTCCACGGAGTGGTCTATGCGGTCACTCGCCGACAAGGTCCCTTTTCCGAGTTACGACGTATTGCGGAAAAGGGGCCCGGTCGTTTGGGATCCAGGCATGAACTGCTGGCTCGTGTTGAGTTACGACCTCTGCAGGGTGATTGAGGCCGACGAGACTACATATCGGCTTCCGACCCTTGACGAAGGTCCTTTGGAAGCGGAGCTCAAGGGTGACATGAAAAGAACGGCTGTTACGTACCTGGTCGGTACGGAGCACGCTCGTATGCGCCGGCTCTATCTGAGGC
This portion of the Bradyrhizobium diazoefficiens genome encodes:
- a CDS encoding reverse transcriptase domain-containing protein translates to MVAHRIADPRILRLIGLWMRAGVLESGELQETDRGTPQGAGISPLLANIFLHYILDLWAHQWRRRHAGGHVVIVRYADDFVMGFESNADAQEMLLALKARLANFGLTLHRTRRG